From Micromonospora rhizosphaerae, the proteins below share one genomic window:
- a CDS encoding AAA domain-containing protein: MGMTIDPAAEAERVIAEILADFRSGRHRGVVVDSPPGAGKSTLVVRTAVALASAGERLIIVAQTNEQVDDLTTNLSAALPTGLMIGRLASSTYVRPARLAALTNVLFDKDLGNLLSCEIVIATAARWAYVKDRCWPWAIVDEAYQMRSDSLLAIAPRFERALFVGDPGQLDPFSVVENDRWRGLSWDPMQSAVAGLLRTNPDLPVHRLPVSWRLPASAEKVVATAFYPYTGFRTGAEPGDRELTFGTRAFGRSALDALLAEAATTGWGFYELPARHTLRTDAEAVSTVAEVVRRFLERGAIARSGNDSRPITAQRIAVGAAHRDQAAALREALSDLPDVTVDTANRLQGREYDLTVVLHPLSGRRDATAFHLEAGRLCVLTSRHRQACVVVGRAGIRELLDAHPSSEPVHLHEPVKFPDGWAANQTVMNHLYAHRVVA; encoded by the coding sequence ATGGGAATGACCATCGACCCAGCAGCCGAAGCCGAACGCGTTATCGCCGAGATCCTCGCCGACTTCCGATCCGGCCGGCACCGTGGCGTGGTCGTCGATTCCCCACCCGGGGCGGGGAAGTCGACCCTCGTGGTCCGGACCGCGGTCGCGCTCGCCTCGGCCGGCGAGCGGCTGATAATTGTCGCCCAAACCAATGAGCAGGTCGACGACCTGACCACCAACCTCTCCGCCGCCCTGCCAACCGGTCTCATGATCGGACGGCTGGCGAGTTCCACGTACGTGCGGCCCGCGCGCCTCGCGGCTCTGACCAACGTGCTGTTCGACAAGGATCTCGGCAACCTGCTGAGCTGTGAGATCGTCATCGCGACGGCCGCCCGCTGGGCCTACGTGAAGGACCGCTGCTGGCCGTGGGCGATTGTCGACGAGGCCTACCAGATGCGTTCGGACTCCCTGCTCGCCATTGCCCCGCGGTTCGAGCGGGCCCTGTTCGTCGGCGACCCGGGCCAGCTGGATCCATTCTCCGTGGTCGAGAACGACCGTTGGCGCGGGCTCAGCTGGGACCCGATGCAGAGCGCGGTGGCCGGGCTGCTGCGCACTAACCCCGACCTGCCGGTTCATCGGCTGCCCGTCTCGTGGCGGCTGCCCGCGAGCGCCGAAAAGGTCGTGGCCACCGCCTTCTACCCGTACACCGGGTTTCGGACCGGCGCCGAACCGGGAGACCGTGAACTCACCTTTGGCACCCGCGCCTTCGGGCGCTCTGCCCTGGACGCCCTGCTGGCCGAGGCGGCGACCACCGGCTGGGGCTTCTACGAACTGCCCGCGCGACACACCCTTCGGACAGACGCCGAAGCGGTTTCCACGGTCGCCGAGGTGGTTCGGAGATTTCTCGAACGCGGAGCGATCGCGCGGTCGGGGAACGACTCTCGGCCGATCACCGCGCAGCGAATCGCGGTCGGCGCCGCGCATCGCGATCAAGCGGCCGCCCTTCGCGAAGCGCTGTCCGACCTGCCGGACGTCACGGTCGACACGGCGAATCGCTTGCAGGGCCGAGAATACGACCTGACCGTGGTACTGCATCCGTTGTCGGGACGACGCGACGCCACGGCGTTCCATCTCGAGGCCGGACGCCTGTGCGTACTCACTTCCCGCCATCGACAGGCCTGCGTCGTCGTCGGGCGGGCCGGCATCCGGGAACTGCTCGACGCACATCCATCCAGCGAGCCGGTTCATCTACACGAGCCGGTGAAATTCCCGGACGGATGGGCGGCCAACCAGACCGTCATGAATCACCTGTACGCGCACCGCGTCGTGGCCTGA
- a CDS encoding exonuclease SbcCD subunit D produces the protein MRFLHTSDWHIGKTLKGHNRLAEQSAVMEEIVGVVRQYEVDAVLIAGDIYDSAAPSAEAQQLLVRTLLEIRNSGVPVIAIAGNHDHAPTFDAYRPLMGEVGIHLVGTPGAGSDGAIEITARSTGESAVIATLPFVSQRTVIRAAELIANTPVMNSISYAQRVEDMLTVLARAFRPDAVNILMAHLTVTGGKFGGGERDSQSVFEYHVPASAFPAEAQYVALGHLHRRQAIGAPCPVHYSGSPISIDFGEQDNESVVCLVEATPSAPAKVTDIPIKSGRRLMTLRGTLAEIESRARGAGDAFLRVQIKEPARAGLLEEVRDLLPNALDIRIDPAFAARNATSRPASSGIERTPTELFAEYCATKNMDDPRLAALFARLHDATSES, from the coding sequence ATGAGGTTCCTGCATACCTCCGACTGGCACATCGGCAAGACCCTGAAGGGCCACAACCGCCTGGCCGAGCAGAGCGCGGTTATGGAGGAGATCGTCGGCGTTGTCCGGCAGTACGAGGTGGATGCCGTCCTCATCGCGGGCGACATCTACGACTCGGCGGCGCCGTCGGCCGAGGCTCAGCAACTTCTCGTCCGGACCTTGCTCGAGATCCGCAATTCCGGGGTGCCGGTGATCGCCATCGCCGGCAACCATGACCACGCTCCGACCTTCGACGCGTACCGACCGCTGATGGGCGAGGTCGGCATCCACCTCGTCGGCACCCCCGGGGCCGGCTCAGACGGAGCGATTGAGATAACCGCCCGCTCGACCGGCGAGTCCGCGGTGATCGCGACGTTGCCCTTCGTCTCCCAGCGCACCGTCATCCGCGCAGCCGAGCTCATCGCCAACACGCCCGTAATGAACTCCATCAGCTACGCCCAACGCGTCGAAGACATGCTGACGGTCTTAGCCCGCGCTTTCCGGCCGGATGCCGTCAACATCCTGATGGCACACCTCACCGTGACCGGAGGCAAGTTCGGCGGCGGTGAGCGCGACTCCCAGTCAGTCTTCGAATATCACGTGCCGGCTAGCGCGTTCCCGGCTGAGGCGCAGTACGTGGCGCTTGGGCATCTGCACCGCAGGCAGGCGATCGGCGCGCCGTGTCCGGTGCACTACAGCGGCTCGCCGATCTCGATCGACTTCGGAGAGCAGGACAATGAGAGTGTCGTGTGCCTGGTGGAGGCGACACCGTCGGCGCCGGCGAAGGTCACCGACATCCCGATCAAAAGCGGTCGCCGGTTGATGACGCTCCGGGGCACACTCGCCGAGATTGAGAGCCGGGCGCGTGGCGCCGGCGATGCGTTCCTCCGCGTTCAGATCAAGGAGCCGGCGCGTGCCGGTCTGCTCGAGGAGGTTCGCGACCTCCTGCCAAACGCTCTCGACATCCGCATTGATCCGGCCTTCGCCGCCCGGAACGCCACCAGTCGGCCGGCGAGCAGCGGCATCGAGCGCACCCCGACGGAATTGTTCGCCGAGTACTGCGCCACCAAGAAC